The Nitrosomonas cryotolerans ATCC 49181 genome includes a window with the following:
- the glmM gene encoding phosphoglucosamine mutase, giving the protein MAKKYFGTDGIRGRVGKEPITPEFIMHLGYSAGKVLIASDWHLIKGERPTVLIGKDTRVSGYLLESALEAGLSAAGVDVLLSGPMPTPAIAYLIRALRLQAGIVISASHNLFEDNGIKFFSAEGSKLPDAMEQKIEAGLSAPIQIESSAQLGKVQRLKDATGRYIEFCKSSFPYHLDLRGLRIVVDCANGAAYHIAGHVLHELGADVITIGAQPDGLNINHECGATYSATLQKAVKSHHADLGIALDGDGDRVIMVDSEGTPYDGDQLIYIIARHRQQKDLLKGGIVGTLMTNLAIENSFRELDIPFLRSNVGDRYVLELLQEKNWQLGGESSGHIICIDKHTTGDGIISALQVLYALRDTGKTLAESVRDITLYPQCLINVKIPGKFNFRMSQAITTIQKEAESDLSVNGRVLLRASGTEPLIRVMVEGKLKQKVNYWAEQIANTVQNASVTE; this is encoded by the coding sequence TTGGCTAAAAAATATTTTGGTACAGACGGTATACGAGGTCGCGTAGGGAAAGAACCTATAACGCCAGAATTTATCATGCATCTTGGCTATTCTGCGGGCAAAGTGTTGATCGCATCTGATTGGCATTTAATAAAAGGAGAGCGGCCCACTGTCCTGATCGGAAAAGACACCCGCGTATCCGGCTATCTGCTGGAATCAGCATTAGAGGCTGGACTATCTGCGGCTGGAGTGGATGTACTTTTGTCTGGGCCCATGCCTACTCCAGCAATCGCTTATCTTATCCGCGCACTACGGCTACAGGCAGGAATTGTAATTTCAGCTTCGCACAATCTATTCGAAGATAATGGTATCAAGTTCTTTTCTGCTGAAGGCAGCAAGCTACCTGATGCAATGGAACAAAAAATTGAAGCCGGACTAAGCGCGCCCATACAGATCGAATCCTCTGCACAGCTTGGTAAAGTACAGCGCCTTAAAGATGCGACAGGACGTTATATCGAATTCTGTAAAAGCTCTTTCCCTTACCATCTTGATCTGCGTGGCTTACGTATTGTGGTTGATTGCGCCAATGGAGCAGCATATCACATAGCAGGACATGTACTACACGAGTTAGGAGCAGACGTAATCACTATCGGAGCACAACCCGATGGTCTGAATATTAATCATGAATGTGGCGCTACATATAGCGCAACACTACAAAAAGCGGTCAAATCACATCATGCTGATCTCGGTATCGCACTTGATGGTGACGGCGATCGTGTAATCATGGTCGATAGTGAAGGTACGCCTTATGACGGTGATCAGCTAATCTATATTATTGCCAGACACCGACAGCAGAAAGATCTGCTCAAAGGTGGAATAGTCGGCACCCTAATGACTAACCTTGCCATAGAAAATAGTTTCAGAGAATTAGATATCCCCTTTCTCCGTAGCAATGTTGGCGACCGCTATGTATTAGAATTACTGCAAGAAAAAAACTGGCAATTAGGGGGTGAAAGCTCCGGGCACATTATCTGTATCGATAAGCATACCACAGGTGACGGTATTATTTCTGCTTTACAGGTCCTATATGCGCTACGTGATACCGGCAAGACATTGGCTGAATCAGTGCGTGACATTACACTTTATCCACAATGTCTCATCAATGTAAAAATTCCGGGGAAATTTAACTTTCGTATGAGTCAAGCCATCACTACCATCCAAAAAGAAGCCGAAAGTGATCTTAGTGTCAATGGGCGTGTACTGTTACGTGCATCAGGCACCGAGCCTCTGATACGCGTTATGGTAGAAGGGAAATTAAAACAGAAAGTTAACTATTGGGCAGAACAAATAGCCAATACCGTACAAAATGCCAGCGTAACAGAATAA
- a CDS encoding YhbY family RNA-binding protein, which translates to MLTLTITRRRELVALAHAINPVVMIGKIGLSTAVIDELDRMLLSHELIKVKALIGDRSARETLLEAICQQLNAAPVQHIGKVFVIYRPRPEEIEKTDIVPVYRKKNKLRRTKRSFQT; encoded by the coding sequence ATGTTAACGCTAACCATTACACGTCGTCGCGAGCTTGTTGCATTAGCCCATGCTATCAATCCGGTTGTTATGATAGGAAAGATTGGATTATCAACCGCAGTTATTGATGAGCTGGATCGAATGTTATTAAGTCACGAGTTAATTAAAGTCAAAGCACTGATCGGCGATCGAAGTGCGAGGGAAACATTGCTTGAAGCAATCTGTCAGCAACTTAATGCTGCACCTGTGCAGCATATAGGTAAGGTATTTGTCATTTATCGTCCCAGGCCAGAAGAAATAGAGAAAACAGATATTGTGCCTGTTTATAGGAAAAAGAACAAATTACGTCGTACAAAGCGTAGTTTTCAAACCTGA
- a CDS encoding RlmE family RNA methyltransferase encodes MKPAKTSKAWMKEHVNDFFVKQAKKEGYRSRAAYKLLDISERDHLLKSGMTVVDLGAAPGSWSQVVTKKIGNRGQVIALDILDMVPLPGVVFIQGDFREESILIELERNLKERQLDLVISDMSPNLSGIVISDQARSMHLAELALAFSMQHLNYGGSFLVKVFQGRGFEDYLSNMRKGFNKVLVRKPKASRDRSNELYLLGTGKKDLITEF; translated from the coding sequence ATGAAGCCTGCCAAAACCAGTAAAGCATGGATGAAAGAGCATGTAAATGATTTTTTTGTTAAACAAGCAAAAAAAGAGGGCTATCGATCACGTGCCGCCTACAAACTACTTGACATTTCGGAACGTGATCATTTACTGAAATCCGGTATGACGGTAGTTGATCTCGGTGCTGCGCCCGGCAGTTGGTCTCAGGTAGTCACAAAAAAAATAGGTAATCGAGGCCAAGTGATTGCATTAGATATTTTAGATATGGTGCCGCTACCAGGTGTAGTTTTTATCCAGGGAGATTTCAGAGAAGAAAGTATTTTGATTGAATTGGAAAGAAATTTAAAAGAACGTCAACTTGATCTTGTAATTTCAGATATGTCCCCCAATTTAAGCGGTATCGTAATAAGTGATCAGGCACGTAGCATGCACTTAGCAGAGCTCGCCTTAGCATTTTCTATGCAGCATTTGAACTACGGCGGAAGTTTTCTTGTCAAAGTATTTCAAGGTCGTGGTTTTGAAGATTATTTAAGTAATATGCGAAAAGGATTCAACAAAGTACTGGTAAGAAAACCAAAGGCCTCTCGTGACCGTAGTAATGAATTATATTTATTGGGAACTGGCAAAAAAGATCTGATCACTGAATTTTAA
- a CDS encoding PstS family phosphate ABC transporter substrate-binding protein, producing MLNLISPRIYVVAIIILGIWFSISTTNASPIIKIDGSSTVYPITEAVAEDFQIAKRGAIRVTVGISGTGGGFKKFCRDEIDIVNASRAITKLEMDTCKAAGIHYIEMPIAFDALTIAVNPKNLWSQSITIQELKKIWEPAAQGKISHWNQVNQAWPDKRIKLFGPGADSGTFEYFTEAVVGKPKSSRGDYTASEDDNVLVQGVASDMYALGFFGFAYYIENQKKIRAVAVDGGKGGVLPSAKSVEDGSYQPLSRPIFIYVNAKSTKKPEIKEFIKYYMDNAPALVTEVKYFPLPTEIYHLNIEHLNKQKTGTVFNGQSEIGVQINEVLKRESRF from the coding sequence ATGTTAAATTTAATAAGCCCCAGAATATATGTTGTAGCAATCATCATACTTGGAATATGGTTTAGCATTAGTACTACGAATGCCAGCCCAATCATTAAAATTGATGGCTCCAGTACTGTCTATCCAATTACAGAAGCGGTCGCGGAAGACTTTCAAATAGCCAAGCGCGGCGCCATTAGGGTTACGGTTGGCATTTCTGGAACCGGTGGTGGTTTCAAGAAATTCTGCCGAGATGAAATAGATATTGTGAATGCTTCACGGGCAATTACAAAGTTAGAAATGGATACGTGCAAAGCTGCAGGCATACACTATATTGAAATGCCCATAGCATTTGATGCACTAACCATAGCAGTTAATCCTAAAAATTTGTGGAGTCAAAGCATTACTATTCAAGAATTAAAGAAAATCTGGGAGCCGGCTGCTCAGGGTAAAATTAGCCACTGGAACCAAGTAAATCAAGCGTGGCCTGATAAACGGATTAAACTCTTTGGCCCCGGTGCGGACTCTGGTACATTTGAATATTTCACTGAAGCGGTCGTCGGTAAACCTAAGTCCAGTCGTGGTGATTATACTGCCTCTGAAGATGACAACGTACTGGTGCAAGGCGTTGCAAGCGACATGTATGCTTTAGGTTTCTTTGGTTTTGCCTACTACATTGAAAACCAGAAAAAAATTCGCGCTGTCGCGGTAGACGGCGGTAAAGGTGGTGTCCTTCCTTCCGCTAAATCAGTAGAGGATGGCAGTTATCAGCCTTTATCCCGACCCATTTTTATCTATGTTAATGCCAAGTCTACAAAAAAACCGGAAATTAAAGAATTTATAAAATATTATATGGATAATGCGCCTGCACTCGTCACGGAAGTAAAATACTTTCCCCTGCCAACTGAGATATATCATCTCAATATTGAGCATCTTAACAAACAAAAAACAGGCACGGTATTTAATGGCCAATCTGAAATAGGCGTCCAGATTAATGAAGTGCTCAAACGAGAGAGTCGTTTCTAG
- the cysG gene encoding siroheme synthase CysG, with translation MDFLPIFINIKNQNCLVVGGGEVAARKVTLLLQANAHVIVVSPELDEKLNAQLNQGNITHRAEYFHPEHLANVILVIAATNDRATNQLVSESAKILRIPVNVVDNPDLCSFIMPSIVDRSPLLIAVSSSGKSPVLARLLRAHLETIIPEAYGRLVNYAAQFREQVKQHFSHPQKRRLFWEKHLQGSFSEMVLAGKDQAAKNYLANALQGEIDDIPPGEVYLVGAGPGNPDLLTFRAMRLMQQADVVVYDRLVSPAILNMVRRDASRIYAGKERNKHTIPQESINNLLVRLAKEGKRVLRLKGGDPFIFGRGGEEIETLTDHHIPFQVVPGITAASGVAAYAGIPLTHRDYAQSCIFVTGHLKNDSINLDWPTLARPQQTIVIYMGSLGLPVLCQQLISHGLPDTMPAAIIQQGTTQKQKIIIGSLKTLPDLTAAANLTPPTLIIVGEVVKLHPKLTWFQPIENTSQSSTSPSN, from the coding sequence ATGGACTTCTTGCCTATTTTTATCAATATCAAGAACCAGAACTGCTTGGTCGTTGGTGGTGGAGAAGTTGCAGCTCGTAAAGTTACACTTTTGCTACAAGCAAATGCACACGTTATTGTTGTTTCACCTGAACTGGATGAAAAATTAAATGCACAATTAAACCAGGGTAATATTACGCATCGCGCAGAATATTTTCATCCAGAGCACCTTGCGAATGTTATCTTAGTCATCGCAGCCACCAATGATCGTGCGACCAATCAACTGGTTTCAGAATCTGCAAAAATACTACGTATCCCCGTAAATGTAGTCGATAATCCAGATTTGTGCTCATTTATCATGCCGTCAATTGTCGATCGTTCGCCATTGCTGATTGCTGTATCCAGTAGCGGCAAATCACCTGTACTAGCAAGATTGCTACGTGCACATCTGGAAACGATAATACCGGAAGCATATGGCCGCTTAGTCAACTATGCTGCTCAGTTTCGGGAACAGGTAAAACAACATTTTTCTCATCCACAAAAACGACGCTTATTCTGGGAGAAACATTTACAAGGGTCATTTTCTGAAATGGTACTCGCTGGAAAGGACCAAGCAGCCAAAAACTATCTCGCGAATGCATTGCAAGGCGAGATAGACGATATCCCACCAGGAGAAGTTTATCTGGTCGGTGCAGGACCTGGGAACCCGGATCTACTTACTTTTCGCGCCATGCGTTTAATGCAACAAGCAGATGTAGTCGTTTATGATCGTCTCGTTTCACCTGCGATCCTCAACATGGTACGTCGGGACGCATCCCGTATTTATGCGGGAAAAGAACGCAATAAGCATACGATACCTCAAGAATCCATTAATAACTTACTCGTACGGTTAGCCAAAGAAGGTAAGCGCGTATTAAGACTCAAAGGGGGCGATCCTTTTATTTTTGGTCGTGGTGGTGAAGAAATTGAAACTTTAACTGATCATCATATTCCATTCCAAGTCGTACCAGGCATTACAGCTGCCTCAGGTGTTGCTGCTTATGCCGGCATTCCACTCACCCACAGAGACTATGCACAATCATGCATCTTCGTAACCGGTCACCTAAAAAACGACAGTATCAATCTGGATTGGCCTACGCTGGCTCGGCCACAGCAGACGATCGTAATTTACATGGGATCACTCGGGTTGCCCGTTTTGTGTCAGCAATTGATATCCCATGGATTACCCGACACAATGCCTGCTGCTATTATTCAGCAAGGAACAACCCAAAAACAAAAGATCATCATTGGATCGCTCAAAACACTTCCCGACCTCACAGCCGCTGCTAACCTAACTCCCCCCACGCTTATAATCGTAGGTGAGGTCGTCAAATTGCACCCCAAACTTACCTGGTTCCAGCCAATAGAAAATACGTCTCAGTCAAGCACATCACCATCAAACTAA
- a CDS encoding ExbD/TolR family protein, producing MKLRKSRMARKGRIEIIPMIDVMFFLLATFILASLSMQHLDSLPVNLPQGKAEKLSTDTPVTLTLTSDSKIFINRTSVTLETLAATLKPLLHDSQQQLIVSADNEAPQGIVVQAMLQARAAGAQQFLIAVQHK from the coding sequence ATGAAACTGCGTAAATCCAGAATGGCTCGCAAGGGCCGAATCGAAATTATTCCTATGATTGATGTCATGTTCTTCCTGCTGGCAACGTTTATTCTTGCTTCATTATCCATGCAGCATCTCGACTCATTACCGGTCAACCTGCCACAAGGAAAAGCTGAAAAACTCAGTACCGACACGCCGGTAACATTGACACTGACAAGCGATAGCAAAATATTTATTAACCGGACATCCGTCACATTAGAAACGCTGGCCGCCACGCTCAAGCCATTACTCCACGATTCACAACAGCAACTAATCGTATCCGCAGATAATGAAGCGCCACAAGGTATTGTAGTGCAGGCAATGTTACAAGCGCGAGCCGCCGGCGCCCAGCAATTCTTAATTGCGGTGCAACATAAATAA
- the folP gene encoding dihydropteroate synthase: MGVINITPDSFSDGGRYVSTKQAIIHAKCLIEEGADILDIGGESTRPGSQSITVAEELSRVIPVIEALTGTDIPISIDTSKPEVMKHAIESGVSMINDINALRTPGAVEAIAQTNVFISLMHMQGQPHSMQKDPQYTHVVTEVMNFLRQRLSVVQNAGISRDRLLIDPGFGFGKSLQHNLELLRHLDDFMSIGVPILVGLSRKSMLGAITGNEVGQRIHESVAAALLAVIKGAKIVRVHDVKATRAALAVYTALND, encoded by the coding sequence ATGGGAGTCATCAACATCACGCCCGACTCTTTCTCGGATGGGGGACGCTATGTTTCCACCAAACAAGCCATTATCCATGCAAAATGTTTAATTGAAGAAGGAGCAGATATACTCGACATCGGTGGCGAATCAACCCGTCCAGGTAGCCAATCCATCACCGTAGCAGAGGAACTCAGTCGTGTTATTCCTGTAATAGAGGCGCTTACTGGAACAGATATACCAATTTCGATCGATACCTCCAAACCCGAGGTAATGAAACATGCAATAGAATCCGGTGTTTCCATGATAAACGATATCAATGCGCTGCGTACACCGGGTGCAGTAGAAGCGATTGCCCAAACTAATGTATTCATTAGTCTCATGCACATGCAGGGTCAGCCTCACAGTATGCAAAAAGATCCTCAATATACACATGTTGTAACAGAAGTCATGAATTTTCTGCGACAACGCCTGAGCGTAGTACAAAACGCCGGCATCTCACGCGATCGGTTACTCATCGATCCAGGTTTTGGGTTTGGTAAATCACTACAACATAATCTTGAATTACTGCGCCATCTTGATGATTTTATGAGCATCGGAGTCCCTATTCTGGTTGGATTATCACGTAAATCTATGTTAGGCGCCATTACCGGCAATGAGGTAGGTCAGCGTATTCATGAAAGTGTTGCCGCCGCCTTGCTAGCCGTAATCAAAGGTGCCAAAATTGTGCGTGTACATGATGTCAAAGCAACTAGAGCGGCACTTGCTGTGTATACTGCATTGAATGATTGA
- a CDS encoding MotA/TolQ/ExbB proton channel family protein has protein sequence MEAFNQAWLTLKLGGVIILPLSLLAIIALTIMLEKAFLYWRFARLSHDLLNLVETYGFKWEDLEKILSGLDKRHYYKRFFEVVISNRHRPSWWTESRAADEAQLIEAALARRLWVLETIVTAAPLLGLVGTVLGMMRAFQIIGSDGIVNPTVVTGGVAEALIATVVGLLIALIALFGFNYFSRLESQTMDEMERLGTRLIDHIRLDQQDDNHETA, from the coding sequence ATGGAAGCATTCAATCAAGCCTGGCTCACACTCAAACTCGGTGGGGTAATTATTCTGCCGCTATCTTTACTGGCGATCATCGCTTTAACAATTATGCTTGAAAAAGCATTTCTTTATTGGCGCTTCGCTCGCCTGTCTCATGATTTATTGAATCTTGTTGAGACTTATGGCTTTAAATGGGAAGATCTGGAAAAAATACTGTCGGGACTGGATAAACGCCATTATTATAAGCGGTTCTTTGAGGTAGTCATCTCCAACCGACATCGACCATCATGGTGGACCGAATCTCGTGCCGCTGATGAAGCCCAGTTAATTGAAGCAGCACTCGCTCGGAGACTATGGGTACTAGAGACCATCGTCACAGCCGCACCCTTGCTCGGGCTAGTCGGGACGGTTCTTGGCATGATGCGTGCTTTCCAAATAATTGGCAGTGATGGCATTGTAAATCCTACGGTGGTAACCGGCGGCGTCGCTGAGGCACTCATTGCAACAGTAGTGGGCTTACTGATCGCATTGATTGCATTATTTGGCTTTAATTACTTTTCTCGTCTGGAATCACAAACAATGGATGAAATGGAGCGCTTGGGAACACGACTCATTGATCATATCCGTTTGGATCAGCAGGATGATAACCATGAAACTGCGTAA
- the greA gene encoding transcription elongation factor GreA yields MSTIPLTVAGAEDLRNELHEMKTVHRPAVIAAIAEARAHGDLSENAEYDAAKEKQGFIEGRIAELESKLSSAQIINPALINADGACVFGATVELEDLQSGDTVTYQIVGDDEANIKKGKVSISSPISRALIGKYSGDVAEVHAPGGIREYEILDVKYI; encoded by the coding sequence ATGAGTACAATTCCATTAACCGTAGCTGGCGCGGAAGATCTGCGCAATGAATTACACGAAATGAAAACGGTACATCGTCCTGCAGTAATTGCAGCGATAGCTGAAGCACGTGCACACGGGGATCTTTCTGAGAATGCCGAATATGATGCAGCTAAGGAAAAACAAGGGTTTATTGAAGGACGCATTGCTGAACTGGAAAGCAAGCTTTCCAGTGCGCAGATTATCAATCCTGCATTAATTAATGCGGATGGTGCTTGTGTATTTGGTGCGACCGTTGAGCTAGAAGACTTACAAAGTGGTGATACAGTCACCTACCAAATCGTAGGCGATGATGAGGCCAATATAAAGAAAGGAAAAGTTTCTATCAGCTCTCCCATTTCTCGTGCCTTGATTGGCAAGTATTCGGGTGACGTTGCAGAAGTCCATGCCCCGGGTGGCATTCGGGAGTATGAAATTCTGGATGTAAAATACATATAA
- the ftsH gene encoding ATP-dependent zinc metalloprotease FtsH, protein MNNLIKNMAIWLVIALVLMTVFNQFSVRQPAQVPMEYSQFINELKQGRIAKVVIEGRTLRGTKSDGRRFTTYAPSDPWMVSDLLKSGVAIEAKPEEEPSMLMSIFVSWFPMLLLIGVWIFFMRQMQGGGRSGGAFSFGKSKARMLDKAANPVTFNDVAGCEEAKEEVSELVEFLRDPTKFQKLGGRIPRGVLMVGNPGTGKTLLARAIAGEAQVPFFSISGSDFVEMFVGVGASRVRDMFEQAKKHAPCIIFIDEIDAVGRQRGAGLGGGNDEREQTLNQLLVEMDGFEGAAGVIVIAATNRPDVLDPALLRPGRFDRQVTVPLPDIRGREQILHVHMRKVPLSPNVKADILARGTPGMSGADLANLVNEAALFAARSDKRLVDMDDFERAKDKIFMGAERRSVVMPERERRNTAYHESGHAVVAQLLPRTDPVHKVTIIPRGRALGVTMQLPTEDRFSMDREEILQSIAVMFGGRIAEEVFMKQMTTGASNDFERATDMARRMVTQWGMSDSLGTMVYGENEGEVFLGRSVTTHKNVSEATMQKVDAEIRRIVDEQYTLARKLIEENKDKIEAMTKALLEWETINSDQIKDIMEGRPPRPPEPVSTSTPPKDDAPPPEAAATDAAPQEIAKETD, encoded by the coding sequence TTGAATAATCTAATTAAAAATATGGCCATTTGGCTAGTGATTGCACTAGTACTGATGACAGTATTTAATCAGTTCAGCGTACGTCAGCCCGCACAGGTACCAATGGAATATTCTCAATTCATTAATGAATTGAAGCAAGGTAGGATTGCGAAGGTGGTTATTGAAGGTCGTACATTACGAGGCACTAAGTCCGATGGTCGACGCTTTACTACCTACGCCCCTTCTGATCCCTGGATGGTAAGTGATTTACTTAAATCTGGCGTCGCTATTGAAGCAAAACCGGAAGAAGAGCCATCCATGCTGATGAGTATTTTCGTCTCATGGTTCCCCATGCTTCTACTGATTGGGGTATGGATTTTCTTTATGCGCCAAATGCAAGGTGGCGGACGTAGTGGTGGCGCATTTTCGTTTGGCAAAAGTAAAGCGCGTATGCTGGATAAAGCAGCCAACCCAGTCACATTTAATGACGTTGCAGGCTGCGAAGAAGCTAAGGAAGAGGTCTCGGAACTTGTAGAATTCTTGCGTGACCCAACCAAATTTCAGAAATTAGGTGGACGTATTCCGCGCGGGGTATTAATGGTTGGTAACCCTGGAACCGGAAAAACACTCTTAGCTCGTGCCATTGCTGGCGAAGCTCAAGTTCCATTTTTCAGTATTTCTGGATCTGATTTTGTCGAAATGTTTGTCGGTGTAGGTGCATCAAGAGTTCGAGACATGTTCGAACAAGCTAAAAAGCATGCACCTTGCATTATTTTTATTGATGAAATTGATGCAGTAGGTCGTCAGCGCGGTGCCGGATTAGGCGGTGGCAACGATGAGCGCGAACAAACGCTCAATCAGTTGCTGGTAGAAATGGATGGTTTTGAAGGTGCTGCCGGGGTAATTGTGATTGCAGCAACCAACCGTCCAGATGTCCTTGATCCTGCGTTGCTACGTCCTGGACGTTTTGACCGACAGGTAACAGTGCCACTTCCTGATATACGTGGGCGCGAACAGATACTCCATGTACATATGCGCAAGGTACCACTTTCACCTAATGTTAAAGCAGATATTCTGGCACGCGGAACACCTGGTATGTCGGGTGCTGATTTAGCCAACTTAGTCAACGAAGCCGCCTTATTCGCTGCACGTAGTGATAAGAGACTGGTGGATATGGACGACTTTGAACGTGCTAAGGATAAAATATTTATGGGTGCTGAACGACGTTCTGTTGTGATGCCGGAACGTGAGCGCCGTAATACTGCCTACCACGAATCAGGGCATGCCGTAGTAGCACAACTTCTACCCAGGACCGATCCGGTGCACAAAGTGACCATTATTCCACGTGGCCGGGCATTGGGTGTAACCATGCAATTGCCCACTGAAGATCGTTTCAGTATGGATCGTGAAGAAATCCTACAAAGCATTGCCGTAATGTTTGGTGGACGCATTGCTGAAGAGGTATTTATGAAGCAGATGACTACGGGAGCTTCTAACGACTTTGAACGCGCAACAGATATGGCGCGACGCATGGTTACTCAATGGGGAATGTCAGACTCTCTTGGTACCATGGTATATGGTGAAAATGAGGGCGAAGTTTTTCTGGGTCGCTCGGTGACTACTCATAAAAATGTCAGTGAAGCCACCATGCAAAAGGTTGATGCTGAGATTCGACGAATTGTCGATGAACAATATACCTTGGCGCGGAAATTAATTGAGGAAAATAAAGATAAAATAGAAGCAATGACTAAAGCTTTATTGGAATGGGAAACGATTAACAGCGATCAGATTAAAGACATCATGGAAGGTCGTCCTCCACGCCCACCTGAGCCCGTATCAACATCAACGCCACCTAAGGATGATGCTCCTCCTCCGGAGGCAGCAGCAACTGATGCGGCGCCGCAGGAAATAGCAAAAGAAACAGATTAA